Proteins encoded together in one Penaeus vannamei isolate JL-2024 chromosome 9, ASM4276789v1, whole genome shotgun sequence window:
- the AGO3 gene encoding piwi-like protein Ago3, which translates to MEGDPTSPQPPMGRGGRGAAILRALQSSSRQPGTAGSSLPGQQPALPPPIMTGSAGVQSPESAGASALSSPRSPSTSSIGSSGSSRGALLYHLIKQRSGHKADSLQSPFLDGSSVAPEKAKGRGRAEILQALKVGSLTSLPGAKPLRADMQDSSSQSSSVTESMQQLNISEAQEREAVVNRGTSGSKFSATSSWIRLSVNPEKAVFEYEVKFEPQVDARNLRFHLLGTQREKLGSVKSFDGVMLWLPAHLPSEITLFHVPHPITRETITMKVIFKKRTSMDKCVQLYNVLFGRIMRILKMAKVGQNYYAPSGSVLVPQHKLEIWPGYVTAAHYREGGVMLCVDVSHRVLRTQTCYEIMSEIFNNRRGQFKDHVIKALVGSIVLTRYNNKTYRIDDILFDKNPKSTFTNSKEEEVCYMDYYKNAYNITIKDPQQPLLLHRVRKKELKDQGTTKFLCLIPELSYMTGLTDDMRSDFRVMKDIAQHTRITPNVRHASLRTFVRNVNGSSEAWQVLADWGLALDDDTFTMEGRILSPETIHFGTREVPGTENADWGRESAREKVIVPIDLRPQCWQIFFSARDEPRALKFSEMIRQVTRSMGIQVGPPQMIRLPDDRIESYVNGIKQHFHDRLQLAIIIFPAQREDRYSAVKRLACVDLGLPTQCINSRTISQENKLRSVTQKIALQINCKLGGELWALKIPMTGLMVCGVDVYHDPVRRGASVVGFVASTNQTLTRWFSHVSFQHPGDEIVHGLKISLLEALRHYHRQHHSLPRTIIIYRDGVSEGQMRVVEEHELPQLATIFQHFDSYEPKFSFIVVQKKISTRIFASLNSELDNPPPGSIIDHSITHRYWYDFFLVSQHVRQSTVAPTHYVVLRDGGNLKVDNMQRLAYKLTHLYYNWPGTVRVPAPCQYAHKLAYLIGQNVRKEPSDTLCDKLFFL; encoded by the exons ATGGAAGGGGACCCAACTTCACCACAGCCTCCCATGGGCagagggggacggggggcagCAATCTTGCGGGCGCTCCAGTCCTCATCTCGGCAGCCGGGAACAGCTGGCTCCAGTCTGCCTGGACAGCAACCAGCTTTGCCTCCACCTATCATG ACTGGAAGCGCAGGAGTCCAGTCCCCAGAGAGTGCAGGAGCCTCGGCCCTATCTTCCCCTAGGAGTCCCAGCACCTCCAGCATTGGGTCATCAGGGAGCAGCCGTGGGGCCCTCTTGTACCACCTGATCAAGCAGAGGAGTGGCCACAAAGCTGACTCACTTCAGTCCCCCTTCTTGGATGGTTCTTCTGTGGCGCCAGAGAAGGCAAAGGGACGTGGCCGTGCTGAGATCCTGCAGGCACTCAAGGTTGGCTCGCTGACATCCCTCCCGGGAGCCAAACCTCT GAGAGCTGACATGCAAGACTCCAGCTCACAATCCTCGTCTGTCACAGAAAGCATGCAGCAACTGAACATTTCTGAGGCCCAAGAACGTGAGGCTGTTGTGAACAGAGGGACAAGTGGATCGAA GTTCTCTGCTACGTCAAGCTGGATTCGACTCTCAGTGAACCCTGAAAAGGCAGTGTTTGAGTATGAAGTAAAATTTGAACCTCAAGTCGATGCCCGGAACCTGCGCTTTCACCTTCTTGGCACTCAGAGAGAAAAGCTGGGATCTGTGAAGAGCTTTGATGGTGTAATGCTCTGGCTTCCAGCACACTTACCTAGTGAG ATCACCCTTTTCCACGTCCCGCATCCCATCACCAGAGAAACCATTACCATGAAGGTGATATTCAAGAAGCGGACCTCCATGGACAAGTGCGTCCAGCTTTACAATGTTCTGTTTGGCCGCATCATGAGGATCCTGAAGATGGCCAAAGTAGGCCAGAATTACTACGCTCCCAGTGGATCTGTCCTTGTTCCGCAGCACAA GTTAGAGATCTGGCCTGGGTATGTGACTGCTGCGCATTATAGAGAAGGTGGCGTTATGCTGTGTGTTGATGTCTCGCATAGGGTCCTGCGCACACAAACCTGTTATGAGATCAT GTCTGAAATATTCAACAATCGCCGAGGCCAGTTCAAGGATCATGTGATTAAGGCTCTGGTGGGAAGTATCGTCCTCACGcgctacaacaacaaaacataccgCATCGATGATATCCTCTTCGACAAGAATCCAAAGTCAACCTTCACCAACtccaaggaggaagag GTGTGTTACATGGACTATTATAAGAATGCATATAACATCACCATCAAGGACCCACAGCAACCTCTTCTGCTCCACAGAGTGCGAAAGAAGGAATTGAAAGACCAG gGCACGACCAAGTTTCTGTGCCTGATCCCAGAGCTCTCCTACATGACAGGCTTGACGGATGACATGCGTTCTGATTTCCGGGTCATGAAAGACATAGCGCAACACACTCGCATCACGCCTAATGTCAGGCATGCCTCTCTTAGAACCTTTGTCAGGAATGTCaatg GTTCCTCAGAAGCTTGGCAGGTATTGGCTGATTGGGGCTTAGCTCTCGATGACGACACTTTCACAATGGAAGGGCGTATTCTATCCCCTGAGACGATCCATTTTGGCACGAGGGAAGTCCCTGGGACAGAGAATGCAGACTGGGGGCGGGAGTCGGCCAGAGAAAAAGTGATCGTTCCA ATCGACCTACGGCCGCAGTGCTGGCAGATCTTCTTCTCAGCGAGGGATGAGCCACGCGCCCTCAAGTTCTCAGAGATGATCCGTCAAGTCACACGCTCCATGGGCATTCAGGTGGGCCCCCCCCAGATGATTCGCCTCCCAGACGACAGGATCGAGAGTTACGTCAATGGGATCAAACAACATTTCCATGATAGG TTACAGTTGGCAATCATCATCTTCCCAGCCCAGCGTGAGGATCGATATTCTGCTGTGAAGCGCCTAGCCTGTGTGGACCTGGGCTTGCCCACACAGTGCATCAACTCTCGCACCATCAGCCAGGAGAACAAATTACGTTCTGTCACACAGAAGATTGCACTACAGATCAATTGCAAGCTAGGTGGGGAGCTGTGGGCTCTCAAGATTCCGATGACGGGACTTATG GTGTGTGGTGTAGATGTGTACCATGACCCCGTCCGGCGTGGGGCCTCTGTGGTGGGCTTTGTGGCATCGACCAACCAGACGCTGACCCGGTGGTTCTCACATGTCAGCTTCCAGCATCCTGGCGATGAGATCGTCCATGGCCTCAAGATCTCACTCTTGGAGGCCCTCAGGCATTACCACAGA caacaccactccctccctcgcaccaTTATCATCTACCGAGACGGTGTGAGCGAGGGCCAGATGCGAGTGGTGGAGGAGCACGAGCTGCCCCAGCTGGCCACTATCTTCCAGCACTTTGATTCCTATGAGCCCAAGTTCTCGTTTATTGTTGTGCAAAAAAAGATCAGCACTAGGATCTTTGCCTCACTG AATTCTGAGTTGGACAACCCTCCGCCGGGATCCATCATAGACCACAGCATCACACATCGCTATTGGTATGACTTCTTCCTGGTGTCCCAGCATGTACGACAG AGCACAGTGGCACCCACACACTATGTTGTCCTCCGTGATGGTGGGAACCTCAAGGTAGATAATATGCAAAGACTGGCCTACAAACTGACGCATCTCTATTACAACTGGCCCGGAACTGTTAGGGTGCCTGCACCATGCCAG TATGCACACAAGCTGGCTTACCTCATAGGGCAGAATGTGAGAAAGGAACCCTCTGATACACTGTGTGACAAGCTCTTCTTCCTCTGA